GGACGGTGTCGCGGAAGCAGCGCTTGAAACGGGCATGCGCTGCGGTCTGTCGCGCGGCATGATTGATGACAAAGACGGAGAAAAGCTGCGGGATAATATTAAACTTGCGGAAAATTTTAACGGAGCCGGCGGCGGGCTTGTCAGCGTGCAGCTTGGTCCGCATGCGCCCTATACAATGACTTTCTACATGCTCAGAAACGTTGCGGAAGTTGCAATCAGCAAACGTCTCGGAGTGCAGCTTCACTGGCTTGAAACAAAAGACGAATGGAAAAATACGTCAATGTCCGGAACGATGACTCCGGAACAGTGCCTTGAAAACAGCGGTCTTACAAGGGTAAAGCAGCTTGTTCTTTCTCACTGCGTATGGCTTGACGAAAGCAAACTCGGATTTTACAAAAAGGACAACATAACGCTTGTCAACAATCCGAAAAGCAATCTGAAGCTGGGCAGCGGGGTAGCGCCTGTCGCAAAATATCTCAAAGCCGGTCTCAAGGTAGCGCTCGGAACGGATGGCGCTTCAAGCAACAACAGCCTTGACATGTGGGAAGAAATGAGATTTGCGGCTCTTGCGCAGAAAGGCTATTTTATGGACCCTGTACAGCTTAAAGCCGAAGAAGCACTGAAAATGGCAACTTACGCTGGAGCGCAGGCTCTCGGTTTTGAAAAATGCGGGCTTATTAAAGAAGGCTGGAAAGCCGACTTTATGCTAGTAGATCTTGACGCGCCTCAGTATATGGGCTGGAACGAGGAAAATCTTGCAGGCTATCTTGTATATTCCGGCTCGTCGAAAGACGTCCAGACAACGGTTGTCAACGGAAAAACACTTTACGAGCGCGGCGGATTTACAACGCTTGACAAGGAAAAAGTCATTGCTGAAGCCCTGTCGGCACGCAGCGAGATGACAAAATAAAAAAGGTTGAAATTAATTATCCGGGAGGCATAATAAATGCAGTACAGAACAGGCAAAGAACTCAGAGAACTATTTCTCGGCTTTTTTGAAAGCAAAGGATGCCGCAGGCTTCACAGCTTTTCGCTGACGCCCGACGATCCTACTCTGCTTTTCACAATTGCGGGCATGGTGCCTTTTAAGCCGTATTTCCTCGGCATCAAGACGCCTGAATTTACCCGCGCCACGACCTCGCAGAAGTGCGTGCGCACGAACGACATTGAAAACGTCGGGCATACTGCGCGCCATCATACTTTCTTTGAAATGCTCGGTAATTTCAGTTTCGGCGATTATTTCAAAAAAGAAGTTATACCTTGGGCATACGAATTCCTTACGGAATATATCGGGCTTGAACCTGAGAGACTTTACGTGACTGTTCACGTTACTGACGACGAAGCATACGAAATCTGGAACAAAACAGTGGGGATTCCCGCGGATCACATATACCGTTTTGACGAAGACAATTTCTGGGCGTCAGGACCTGTCGGTCCGTGCGGTCCGTGTTCTGAAATACTTTATGACCAGGGCGAAGAATATTCGTGCGGCAAACCGACTTGTGCGCCGGGGTGCGACTGCGACAGATACCTTGAAATATGGAATCTCGTGTTCATGCAGTTCAACCGCGCGGAAGACGGGACTCTTACCCCGCTTCCCAAGAAAAATATTGATACCGGCATGGGGCTTGAAAGGCTTGCCTCTGTCGTGCAGAACGTAAAAACAGACTTTGAAACGGATCTTTTCCGCCCGATAATTGACGAAACCTGCAAGCTTGTCAACGTAAAATACGGCGAAGACCCGAAAAAAGACCTCGCAGTACGCGTAATTGCCGACCATATACGCGCCTCGGCGTTCATGATTTCCGACGGCATTCTGCCTTCAAACGAGGGCGGCGGTTACGTACTTCGCAGACTTATACGCCGCTGCGTGCGTTTTGGACGTCTTATGGGCATCGACCACGCGTTCCTTACAGGTCTGCTCCCCGTAGTCGCAGCCTCAATCGGCGATGAGTACAGCGAGCTTGAAGAACAGAAGGCATTTATCAAGCAGGTGCTTGAACTTGAAGAGGCGCGTTTCTCAAAAACGCTTGCGCAGGGCAGCGACCTTCTTGACAGCGCAATAGAAAAGGTTAAGGCAGACGGAGGCAGCATGCTCTCAGGCGGCACGGCCTTTGAGCTTTACGACACTTTCGGTTTCCCGTTTGAACTTACGGAAGAAATATGCGAAGAGAAGGGCATGACGGTAGACCGCGAAGGTTTTGACAAAGCTATGGAAGAGCAGCGCGAACGCGCGCGCAGTTCAAGCAAACAGCTTGAAAACAGAATCCTGAAAACAGTCTATACGAAACTCGCCGACACCATTGGCGCTACTAAATTCCTCGGCTACAGCGAAACAAAAGCTGAAAGCCGTGTTCTTGCCATTGTCGCCGACGGTGAAGAAGTCGAAACGCTTGTAGCCGGACTTGAAGCTGACGTAATTCTTGAAGCGACGCCGTTCTATGCACAGAAAGGCGGACAGGTCGGAGATAAAGGCACGCTTGTCTGCGGCGGTATGACGTTCAAAGTCAGCGACACAACCTATCCTGCTTCGGAGCTTATAGTTCACAGCGGCAAACTGCTTTCCGGCGAACTTAAAAAAGGACAGACCGTTACGGCTGAAATAGACATCGAGCGCAGAAAAGACATTCAGCGCCACCATACGGCAACGCATCTGCTTCAGGAAGCTCTTACAAGAGTTCTCGGAAGCCATGTGCGCCAGGCAGGTTCGCTTGTCACGCCGACGATGCTCCGCTTTGACTTCAACCATTTCCAGCCGGTTACGCCAGAAGAAATCAAAGAAGTTGAAAAAATAGTATATGCAGAAGTTTTGAAAAATACGCCGGTCGTGACCACGGAAATGGGAATTGAAGAAGCGAAAAAAACAGGCGCCCGCGCGCTGTTTGACGAAAAATACGGCGACGTTGTCCGTGTTGTTGACGTTAAAGGCTTCTCAACGGAGCTTTGCGGCGGTACTCATGCAAAAGCCACAGGAGAAGTCGGTCTTGTCAAAATTCTCCGCGAGGAAGGCATAGGCTCCGGCGTCCGCAGAATAACCGCTGTTGCCGGCAGCGAAACGCTTCCTGTCGTTCAGTCAATGAGCGGCGCTCTCGCTAATCTTATTGAACTGCTCGGCGGCGATCTTGAAAACATAGGCAGCAAAGTCGGTACTTTGCTTGACGAAAAGAAAATACTTGAACGCAAAAATAAGGAACTGCAGGTAAAAACTGCCGTCAGCAACATTGAAAATACGGTTAAGCCGAGAGCGGCGGCAAACGGCGTAGACCTTATTGTTGAAAGCTTTGACGGCGTAACTCCCGACCTTATGCGTCAGATAGGCGACAGAATACGCCAGAAATTCCCTGTCTCCGTTATCATTATTGTCGGAAAGGGAGACGAAAAGGCGCTTGTAACCGCAATGGCAAGCGACGAAGCCGTGGCAAAAGGCGCCCACGCAGGGAAAACGCTCCAGCAGTTTGTTTCGGCAATGGGCGGAAAAGGCGGCGGCAAACCGAACCTTGCGCAGGGCGGAGTAGCCTCCACAGAAAAGCTCGGTTACGCAGTCAACGCATTGGCGGACGCTTTTGAAGGACTTGTAAAATAAATGCCGAGAATTCTTGCGCTTGACATCGGAAGTGTGAGAATAGGAGTTGCAGTCAGCGATCCTCTGGGAATATTTGCCCAGGGGGTTGCTGTGCTTAAAGCAAAGAAGGACTGGCTGTCAGAGCTTGAAAAACTGGCTGCCGAATACGAAAATCCCGTAATTCTGCTCAGTCTTCCCAAAAGAACGACAGGCGAGGAAGGTCCCGAAGCCGAGAACATCAGAGAAAAAGCAGAACTGATACGCATCCGCCTTCCGCAGTGCGAAATAAGGTTTTGGGACGAACGCTTTACAACGGTTATCGCCAATCAGGTGCTGCTTGAAGCCGACGTTTCCAGACATGGAAGAAAACAAAGCGTGGACAAAATTGCTGCCACGCTTTTGCTGCAGAATTATCTTGACAGCCTGAAAGGATAAATTTTTTGCTGCCGGACACCGAAGGACTTAAAATAACGCCGTCAATGAAGCAATATCTTTCCTGGAAGGAAAAATATCCGGATTGTTTATTGTTTTTCCGTATGGGCGATTTCTATGAAATGTTTTTTGAGGATGCCAAAATCGCATCCTCTGTGCTTGACCTTGTGCTTACCTCGCGCTCAAAAGACGAAAACGCCGTTCCAATGGCGGGCATACCGTTTCACGCAGTCAATTCTTATCTCGGAAGGCTTATAGCGGCAGGCTACAGGGTGGCAATATGCGAACAGACAAGCGAACCCAACGGCAGAGATTTGGTGGAGCGCGAAGTTACGCGCGTTGTAACGCCAGGTACGTGGCTTCCTGACGATTCCGACAGCGAAGGACGCATTGCGGCTGTTTATGCCGACGGCAAAACCGTTTCTCTCGCGCTGCTTGTGACAGGCACCGGCACGCTTCACGCTGCCACATTTATGCGTGACGCGGCAATTTCGGCGCTTATGTCGTTCCGCCCTGACGAAATACTTGTAAGGAAAGGCACTGCCGAAGATATTAAAAAATACTGCGGCAGTCTGTTGTCTGCAAGTATTTCGGAAAGAGAAAAAGGAGAATTTGACGCTGCCTCAGGTTCGCGCTGGCTCTGCAAAAAATGGGAGCTTGCGACGCTGAAGGCAATGGGCTTTGATGACAGAGACTCTGCTGTCGGTTGTGCCGCCGCCGCTTTGCGCTATCTTGAGGAAACGCAGTTCTCAAAAGCAGAACACGTGCGGTCTGTTACCCCAATACTTCCTTCGCAGAATATGATTCTCGACCAGAGCACGCAGCTGAATCTGGAGCTTGTTGAACCTGCCGGAACCTCGCTGTTTTCAATTCTTAACCGCTGCAAAACACCGATGGGCAGAAGACTTCTAAAAGAATGGATACTTGCCCCGCTGCAGGATATTGACGAGATTAAACGGCGCCAAAGCTCTGTCGGTCTGCTTGCCGGCGACAGAAAACTGTCGTCCGGACTGGAGACTGCTCTTTCGGAGTGCAGCGACATAGCGCGCTCAATAGGGCGCTTAACGCTAAAAATGGCGTCTCCGCTTGATCTTGCGGCGATAAGAAATACTCTGAACAAACTGCCCGAAATCCGTGCCGCCGTCCATGAGACGGAGCTTGAAGACTGGATTGCGGTGCCCGACGTTTCCGACTTGTCGCATCTGCTTAACGTTGCGCTTTCGGAAGTCCCGCCGCGCATACTGCGCGACGGCGGCGTAATCGCGCCTGGCTACAACGCCGAGCTTGACCACTGGAGAAGCATGTCAGCAGATTCTTCAAACTGGCTTAAAGAGTTTGAAGCACGGGAGCGCGAGCGTACCGGCATAAAAACCCTGAAATGCGGCGTGAACAAAGTGTTCGGCTATTACATAGAAATCCCGAATACAGGACTTGACAAGGCGCCTGCGGAATACGTCCGCAAACAGACGCTTGTCAACGGGGAACGTTTTATAACCGAAGAACTCAAAAATTTTGAACGCGACATGTTCCGAGCAGGCGAGGAAATAGCCGCTATTGAAGACAGACTGTACAATTCGCTGTTGCTTTCTGCGCTTGCAAAAAGCAGCGAACTTCAGACGATAGGCGAATACTTGTCGCTGTTGGACGTATTCCAGTCTCTTGCCCGCGTTGCAAGGGAAGGGCGGTACGTATGCCCTGAAATGGACAGAAGCTGTGATTTCATCGTAAAAGGCGGACGCCATCCGGTAATTGAAGCGGCTCTCGGAAGACTGCCGTTCACCCCTAACGACATCAATTTCAGCAGCGGAAAAGGACAGCGCATAGCGATTATCACCGGTCCCAACATGGCGGGAAAATCCACCTATCTCCGCATGGCGGCGCTGCTTGCGATAATGGCTCATATCGGCAGCTGGATTCCGGCGGAAGAGGCAAGAATCGGCATAATAGACCGCGTCTTCACGCGCATAGGCGCAAGGGACGAGCTTGCCAGAGGTCAGAGTACCTTTATGGTTGAAATGGTGGAAACGGCAAACATACTGCGCCACGCGACGGACAAAAGTCTTGTAATACTTGACGAGGTCGGACGCGGAACGTCAACCTACGACGGACTGTCAATAGCTTGGTCGGTAATAGAATATCTGCACGGACAGGAAGCAAGACAGGCGAGAGTTCTTTTCGCCACGCACTACCATGAACTGACGAAACTTGCGGGACTTTTGTCAGGTGTTGTGAACCTGAGCATGGCGGTTGAAGAAAAAAATGACGGAATAATATTTCTCCACAAAATTGTTACAATGCCGGCTGACCGTTCGTACGGCATTGAAGTCGCCAAGCTTGCGGGCGTTCCGGCGTCCGTGCTCCGCCGTTCGCGCGAACTGCTTCAGCAGTTTGAAGAGGATGCTTCCGCCAAAGAACTGTCGGAAGCCGTAAATCAGAACCAGATGACGCTTTTTGACATAAAACAGGAAGCAGTGCTTGAAGAAATAGCAAATCTTCAGCCGGACGAGCTTACGCCGATGCAGGCTCTTCAGCTGCTTTACAAGCTGAAAAAGGCAAGCAGGGAGGCTCTCAATCTATGACGATACGCAGACTTGACTCAGAACTCTCGATGAAAATAGCGGCAGGCGAAGTTATCGAACGCCCTGCGTCGCTTGCAAAAGAACTTGTAGAAAATTCAATAGACGCCGGAGCCAAAAATATAACGGTTGAAACGGAACAGGGCGGCAAAACCTGTTTTACGATAGAAGACGACGGCTGCGGAATAGAATTCAGCGAGCTTCCGCTTGCGCTTGAACGCTACGCGACAAGCAAAATAGCTGTAATAGAAGATTTGGAAAACATTCACACGCTCGGTTACAGGGGCGAGGCGCTTGCTTCAGCCGCTTCCGTAAGCCGCATGGAAATACGCAGCCGCACGGAAGGCAGCGAAACAGGCGGAATAATAGCCTGTGAAGGCGGAAACGTAACGCTGCACACCGAAATATCCTGTAAAAAGGGAACAAGAATACAAGTTGACGATCTCTTTTACAACGTTCCTGCAAGAAGAAAATTTTTGAAAACCGCTTC
This genomic interval from Candidatus Equadaptatus faecalis contains the following:
- a CDS encoding amidohydrolase; translation: MSRIYKNVAVWDAQRSKAEFCDVAVEGSEFKTVAPAGSLNGENCFDGKGKTAMLPGFVNAHGHASMTLLRGLGEDLPLMEWLQKRIWPVEERLNKVFVKAGAKQAMLEMISTGTTCFADMYFFMDGVAEAALETGMRCGLSRGMIDDKDGEKLRDNIKLAENFNGAGGGLVSVQLGPHAPYTMTFYMLRNVAEVAISKRLGVQLHWLETKDEWKNTSMSGTMTPEQCLENSGLTRVKQLVLSHCVWLDESKLGFYKKDNITLVNNPKSNLKLGSGVAPVAKYLKAGLKVALGTDGASSNNSLDMWEEMRFAALAQKGYFMDPVQLKAEEALKMATYAGAQALGFEKCGLIKEGWKADFMLVDLDAPQYMGWNEENLAGYLVYSGSSKDVQTTVVNGKTLYERGGFTTLDKEKVIAEALSARSEMTK
- the alaS gene encoding alanine--tRNA ligase; the protein is MQYRTGKELRELFLGFFESKGCRRLHSFSLTPDDPTLLFTIAGMVPFKPYFLGIKTPEFTRATTSQKCVRTNDIENVGHTARHHTFFEMLGNFSFGDYFKKEVIPWAYEFLTEYIGLEPERLYVTVHVTDDEAYEIWNKTVGIPADHIYRFDEDNFWASGPVGPCGPCSEILYDQGEEYSCGKPTCAPGCDCDRYLEIWNLVFMQFNRAEDGTLTPLPKKNIDTGMGLERLASVVQNVKTDFETDLFRPIIDETCKLVNVKYGEDPKKDLAVRVIADHIRASAFMISDGILPSNEGGGYVLRRLIRRCVRFGRLMGIDHAFLTGLLPVVAASIGDEYSELEEQKAFIKQVLELEEARFSKTLAQGSDLLDSAIEKVKADGGSMLSGGTAFELYDTFGFPFELTEEICEEKGMTVDREGFDKAMEEQRERARSSSKQLENRILKTVYTKLADTIGATKFLGYSETKAESRVLAIVADGEEVETLVAGLEADVILEATPFYAQKGGQVGDKGTLVCGGMTFKVSDTTYPASELIVHSGKLLSGELKKGQTVTAEIDIERRKDIQRHHTATHLLQEALTRVLGSHVRQAGSLVTPTMLRFDFNHFQPVTPEEIKEVEKIVYAEVLKNTPVVTTEMGIEEAKKTGARALFDEKYGDVVRVVDVKGFSTELCGGTHAKATGEVGLVKILREEGIGSGVRRITAVAGSETLPVVQSMSGALANLIELLGGDLENIGSKVGTLLDEKKILERKNKELQVKTAVSNIENTVKPRAAANGVDLIVESFDGVTPDLMRQIGDRIRQKFPVSVIIIVGKGDEKALVTAMASDEAVAKGAHAGKTLQQFVSAMGGKGGGKPNLAQGGVASTEKLGYAVNALADAFEGLVK
- the ruvX gene encoding Holliday junction resolvase RuvX; its protein translation is MPRILALDIGSVRIGVAVSDPLGIFAQGVAVLKAKKDWLSELEKLAAEYENPVILLSLPKRTTGEEGPEAENIREKAELIRIRLPQCEIRFWDERFTTVIANQVLLEADVSRHGRKQSVDKIAATLLLQNYLDSLKG
- the mutS gene encoding DNA mismatch repair protein MutS is translated as MKQYLSWKEKYPDCLLFFRMGDFYEMFFEDAKIASSVLDLVLTSRSKDENAVPMAGIPFHAVNSYLGRLIAAGYRVAICEQTSEPNGRDLVEREVTRVVTPGTWLPDDSDSEGRIAAVYADGKTVSLALLVTGTGTLHAATFMRDAAISALMSFRPDEILVRKGTAEDIKKYCGSLLSASISEREKGEFDAASGSRWLCKKWELATLKAMGFDDRDSAVGCAAAALRYLEETQFSKAEHVRSVTPILPSQNMILDQSTQLNLELVEPAGTSLFSILNRCKTPMGRRLLKEWILAPLQDIDEIKRRQSSVGLLAGDRKLSSGLETALSECSDIARSIGRLTLKMASPLDLAAIRNTLNKLPEIRAAVHETELEDWIAVPDVSDLSHLLNVALSEVPPRILRDGGVIAPGYNAELDHWRSMSADSSNWLKEFEARERERTGIKTLKCGVNKVFGYYIEIPNTGLDKAPAEYVRKQTLVNGERFITEELKNFERDMFRAGEEIAAIEDRLYNSLLLSALAKSSELQTIGEYLSLLDVFQSLARVAREGRYVCPEMDRSCDFIVKGGRHPVIEAALGRLPFTPNDINFSSGKGQRIAIITGPNMAGKSTYLRMAALLAIMAHIGSWIPAEEARIGIIDRVFTRIGARDELARGQSTFMVEMVETANILRHATDKSLVILDEVGRGTSTYDGLSIAWSVIEYLHGQEARQARVLFATHYHELTKLAGLLSGVVNLSMAVEEKNDGIIFLHKIVTMPADRSYGIEVAKLAGVPASVLRRSRELLQQFEEDASAKELSEAVNQNQMTLFDIKQEAVLEEIANLQPDELTPMQALQLLYKLKKASREALNL